From Dryobates pubescens isolate bDryPub1 chromosome 11, bDryPub1.pri, whole genome shotgun sequence:
CttaagctgcatttcagtatctgaaggggacctacaggaaggctggggagggactatttagaAAGGCCTGtggtggtgataggatgaggggtgatggtttgaaactggagcagggtagatttagattggatatcaggaggaagctctttacaatgagaatggtgaaatactggaactggttgcccagggatgtggttgaggccctgtccctggagacacttAAGACCAGACTTGatgcatccctgggcagcctgatctagatggagatctccctgctgactgcaggagtgttggacaagatgacctttgagggtcccttccaattggatgcaatctgtgaatcctgGATACAAAGAAATCAAATGTTACACATTCTGATAACCTTTAGCAGTCTCCCAGTTTCATCTTCCAGTGCTCTTCTGTAAAAGACACAGGGTGACAAGCAAGTTTTCTGCCTAAATGGTCAATGTTAGCTTGCTTCCCTTTTCTCAGGTGCTGCCTGGGACTGGGGGTGACAGGTTCTGAAATCTCTTCAGGTTTGATACCATTTCTGGATCTCTGATTTGTAATGTGTGCTTTAGGTTCTgtcacagcctgctctggctttgCTGGTGACAGACACATTACAAAGTTTGTGCTAAAAAATTTTGCTGTGCTTGAAGACTGAATCAGTCTGAGGGACTGCAGGTGTCCTTGCAAATATCAGTcaggctttggtttgtttttttactgaTTGACAAGAGTGGTCCTCATGCAATAGCATAAATCACAACAGCCAGCAGTGGCTCAGACAGTGAGAtgtagtgatgggacaagggggaatggattgaagtgtgagagggcagatttagactggagattaggaagaaattctttgctgtcagtgtggtgagacactggaacaggttgtccagggagatgcccccctctctggaggtgttcaaagccaggccttgagcagcctggtctagtggaaggtgtcccagctcatggaaggggggttggaaatagatctttaagatgccttccaactcaaaccattctgtgaatctaccTGCAGACTGAAGGATAAACATGAGGGTTTGCATTCTAGCTCTTCTCCCTGGGCCAGTGGAAATTAAAAGTCTGATGTACCTTCTGTCTAGAAACTCTCTAGTTTTCCCTCTGAACAAATTGTCAACAgtagaaaaaaaagtcttcctttAGCTCAGGAAAGACTCTTCCTAACTTGGTAGCCTATGCCACCCAGGATTTCTTTCAGCAGGTGCCTGCTTCCaatccagcagcagagggctgtcGTGAAAGCAAGCTGCACTAAAGAGCAGTTTGATGGACTGTTGCAGGCTGTGTCCTGGCACTGTCAGAACAGCCAGAAAAAGTCCTGCCATACTGATCTCCATTGCAGGTGAGGAGGGCTGCCTGTCCACAGCAGTTCAGCTCCAGGGTCAGCACAAGAACAGAGGCAATGGTGCACCAGTTGTGTCTTCCTCTTGaagattttaaaaatattttttgtttttcctgctggAGGCCAACagatgatgaggaaaggctgagagacctggggctgtttagccgggagaagagcagcctgagaggagatctgatcgaTACTTGGCAAGAGCTACAGGGTGGacggcaagaggatggggcctcagtggtgctcagggacaggacaaagagGAGCTggtacaaactggaatccaggatGTTTTAtatgaacagaaggaaaaaattctttgctgtgaggttgctggagcaggctgcccagagagtttccttgtctggagagattctaaacccacctgaatgttgtggtcctgggcaagcttctgtgggtgcctctgctttAGGAATTAGTGCAATGACACCTGAAAGCGAACTGAGAAGTGCTGTTTGGGATGTGTTTTGAAAATGATAACTTCTAAAGAGTCCTTGCTACTTAGGTGTCAGCATAGCTGCCTGTTTGCTGTTAAAACTGAGGGGCCAAGTGAAGTCTCCTTGGTTGTAATGCTGGACTTGAGAGTCAGCTCACTGCTGAGATGCTTTCTGCCTCTGTTCCCCAAATGAATGGAGACCTGTCATTGTTGAGAACATCCAAAGAGAGCCTTTACTGGCTATGACTTTGAGACTGCTAGTTGTTACTTAGTGGCTATTACATGGTCAGTGCAATTTTAGGTCAAAATGCCTCTCCTGATTGTAGAGTTGGATCTTTGATACTGGTGCCAGCTGGTGATGTGTTAGATTTTCAGCAGTGTGAAGAAACACAATCCAATCTGATGTCCAACAATGTCATAAGGAAGGGAAGTCAAGCATTTTTCAGGCTCAGTGTAGATCTGGAAATTGTAGGGGAGCAGGGAAAATGCAGATTAAGTCTCCATGCAGTGTAATGggattggttttgttgttgattttgGTGGGGGGAGGTTCTCAGCATCTCTGAATTGATCATGTTTGCAGTGCTTCTGCATGTTTGAATTGACCATGTTCCCAGTGTTCATCAGGCTTTTGCCTCCAGAGGCAGAAGAGGTGTTTGCTAGTGATAAAATGAGCTGTGTAGATCTCTCCAGCTTTCAGCTAGCTTTGGGGCCAGCACTTCCAATTTGAAGCTGAAAAATGGTATCAGTGCAGACCTTAAGGTGAGAATGAagctctcagcagctcagaTTAGAAGTCTTTAGTCTACATCTGGTCAATTATTCATCATGACACTTGTACAGTGTCTTCTGGAGTGTAGCCTTGAGCAGGTAGGTGAGGCTGCAGTCTAGCTGATGGTGTTAatagacttgttctccagactgatagGTGTGCTGACTGCCTGGCACACGAGAGCTGCTCTTCTGTGCTAGCAAGTACAAGCATGCAAGTTGAGGCAAAATGCTACTCGTGTGTGTGATAAGCTCTTTGCTCATGGATGGTTCCATGAGCTctttgctgtgctggagctgtgaaatgctgggagcaggctcctctgctcagagaggctggatTTACTAGGATTTAGTTGTCCTCATCTGCTGTAGTCTGACTGTGTGATTCAGCAAGTTGTGAGAACAGTGTGAATGATGAGCAGCTTTTTGAGCTTCTCTCAGTAGTTGGCATGATAGTTAATTAAATATATCAGCTTTAAAGCACTCAAGAGTAGTATCCAGTTCAGACAGAGAAGGCTAATGCCATGCCTTGGTTAGAACAAGCAACAGGGAACAAAAATCCTTACCCTGAAGGACTTGGCTTCCTTTGTCtcacacaagaaggacatcaaactgctggagagggcccagaggatgccacaaaggtgatcagagggctggaaaacatcccccaaggggacaggctatgagagttggggctgttcagcctggagaagagaaggttctagGGAGACCATAGAGtggccctccagtacctgaagggggctacaagaaagctggagaggaattttttacaagggcttgtagtgacaggacaagggcaatggctttaatgtggaagaggggagatttgtGCTAGAAATTGGGAAGAAATTTGTtaacagtgaggctggtgagacactggaacaggttgcccagggaggttgtggaggccccctccctggaggtaaaGGCcgggttggatgaagccttgagcagtctggtctagtgggaggtgtccctgcccatagcagggggtttggaactcgGTGGTcttcttgcaggtcccttccagctcaaaccattctctgaaccTATGAGTTATCTTAAATAGTAGTGGAAATACAGCACAGCAACACCATTGCCTTGCTGTGTCACTAGTACAAATCTCAAATTGCTCCTTTCCCGAGATGTGTCATTAACACCATCATTTAATTCATCTCTCTGAGTAACTTAAATACAATACCCAGAGTCCTGACAGAACAGCGCTTGGCCAGACTGGGAGCTGTAGCTTGTCACCTTTAATGGTGAAGTGAGGCCCCAGCTGGACACTTTACTTTTCTGAGCCATGTGGAGGAAGGTGTCTGCTGTGACAAGTAAACTCCACTGTTAGGACACAGTACTTACATAGGAAAAACTGGAGCTGATGGTCTGTCATCTCCTAATTATTTCTTTTCGGATCTCCTCAGACTCTTGtcattggtgcccagtgacaggacaaagggcagtgggcacaaactggaacctaggAGATTCTGTctgaacaggaggggaaaattatttgctgtgagggtgctggagccctgtagcaggctgcccagagatgttgtggagtctccttgtctggagagattccaaacacaCGTGGACTTTGTGGTCCTGGGTAAGCTGCTGTGagtggccctgctttagcagggaggttagactggatgacctccagaggtctcttccacacccccatcatgctgggattctggggttcAGACCCTTGCTACTTATTATACATAGTAATTGGTGTGGCTACTTAATGCCagcctttttttatttcccttctccttttttcatAAGGtgagaaaattaatttctgtgCCTGGATGAAAGTCAATATAATAATCTATGCTGCATTGcttcttctgcttttccctcAACAATTAATTAAAGCTTGTAAAGTAACCttgctctccagagaggttttACCCTTCTCAGAGAACTTTATGAATTGGGAACTGGATTAGAATGTAGTGGTAGATGCCAATAGAAACTGCATTTGGCTGCTGATTTGAGGGGTCTGAAAATAGAAACCTTGATTTTAGAGAGTGataaaagaaatgaagaatgatagaatggtttaggttggaagggacctccaaaggtgcaacttccctgcagtgagcagggacatcctccactagagcaggtttctcagagctttgttgagcctcaccttgagtatctccagggatggggcctgaaCTACATCCtcaggcaacctgttgcagcgtTCCACTATCGTCATAGTAAAGATCTTCCTCTTAACATCCAACTtaaatttgctcttctctaatttccacccattgcccctcatcctttccctgcaggcctttggaaacagtccctctggagccttttcttaagcccccttcaggtaccggtctctccagagctttctcttctccaggctgaacaaccccagcttcctcagcctgtcctcatggaagaggtgttccagcctcttgatcatttttgtggccctcctctggacctgctccatcaggtccatatccttcctgtattgagggctccagagctgcatgtggtactccaggtgaggtctcaccagcaGATATAATTGCAGCTGCAGTCTTGCTTCTTACATGGTTACATTTATTGATTTAAACATACTGCAGCCTGGCATAAGGTTTTCTACTTGAAGGCAGGACTTCTGGAGAGATGGGGAGGATTGAGCACTCTTCCCCCtgtgtgaaaatattttctgtttcttctgttaTTTTGACTCAACTTCTTTTTACATGTCTGTACTGAccatgtgtggtgggtttgcCTCCCAAAGGTTGATAGCAAAGCATTGCAGTTTCTCTGTGGTGATTTTCTGTGTGGCTGttctgtgggtttgggtttttaatgaAAAGCTCAAGTGTGCCTTTGCCTATAACCAGGTTCTGCAGCAGTGGTTGTGGAGTTTTAAGTGCAGTTCTGTGTAGCTCTGTCCATTTACAGGAAAGCCTGTCTACCACTACTGATACCAAAAATGAGCAAACCTAGTGTGTGGATGATTTAGGTTTCTGAAACTTCAAAACTTTGGACTCCCCTCTCAAGTCATTGCAAATCAGGTGCACATAAAGTGAAACCTAGTGGGACTGCACAATACTCTCCCTCTTGAAATCAGAAACAAGGAGTCTTGGCATGGtggtggttggaaaggacttagcaacctgatctaactggaggtgtcctgctccctgcagtggGTGTTGGACAAGGTaacctttaagggtcccttccaacccaatgtattctgagacctctggggatcatacagtccagccccactgctaaagcagggcctttcacagtatcacaaaggttggaagagacctcgagcaggttgcccaggatcacaatgtccaggtggttttggaatctctccagagaatgtgactccacagcccctctgggcagcctgctctagggctccagcacacagcctcacagtaaagaattttctcctcctgttcagatggaatctcctgggttccagtttgtacccactgcctcttgtcctgtcactgggctccactgaaaagagtctggccccatcatcttgctgcccaccccccccccaccaccccctcccccccttcagtTCTTGCTACTCATTGATCAGATAccctttcaggctgctcttctccaggctaaaaacccccaggtctctcaacctttcctcataaCAGAGATGCTTCTAGCCACTCagtatctttgtagcctctgctggactgtctccagtagttccctgcctctcttcaatggggagcccagaacttaGCCAGTGCCTAGGCTTCCCTTGATCTTTCTGTAGTCTCTAAACTTCTGACTGTAGAGCTCAGTGATGGATGtttaggaggaagaagaagggctctgcaggatGCTCCCAGCGAGCACGTTTAGCCAGCATtccatgtgtgtgtgcagctgtgaccTCCCTCAGAGCTCAGAAGCAGACCCTACTAGACCTGTCTGCAAGTGGCTGTTTTATGGCTGTTGTCCACGTTGGGTGGCATTTGCAGCTTTCACACCACACAGCCAAAGTTTTATGGCCTTCTGTTGTGTGTCACTTTTGTTTTACAACTGTAACTGATTTCTGCAAAGCCCTCAGGGCTGAGTGCCCCCCTCAGTGTGtttggagcagcacagagaagggGATTATCCGTGTGTAGCTCAGTGGAGCCTGGTACGTGGGTGAACTGGcgtgcccctgtgctgctgctgtgctggcacagagaTGGCTCTGTCCTTACAGGCATAGGACTCTGTGCTCCCAGAGgagcctgctggggagagtgagCTGGCTCCTGGAGCCAGATCTATATGAGTGTGActtgtttctctttctcttcccagccatgtctcaagctgtgcagacCAATGGGACACAACCTTTAAGCAAAACATGGGAGCTGAGTTTGTACGAACTGCAAAGGACACCTCAGGTAATAGGTGCTGAAGAGCTGGGCTCCATGGCAGGGCTGCTTTTTGTACTACTTAGGCTGTTCAGTGCCTACTCtaaatagaattatagaatagaatcatagaatcattttggttgaaagagacctttaagatcatttaTCCAACCGTTAACCCAACACGAccaggccaccactaaaccatgtccctcagcaccacacatacgcagctttgaaatccctctgggatggtgactccaccactgccctgggcagcctgtttcagggcttgacaatccttttggggaagaaattgttcctagtgtccaacctaaaccttccctaacGCAACTTgaaactgtttcctcttgtcctgttgcttgttccttgggacaAGAAACCAATAGAAATGACAGAATATGTTAAAAAGAAATCATTCCAAAATCACAGTCTGTTTTAGACTATTAGAAAAACAAACTGATGTTTGAcctgtatttcttttttccttcatccTACTTTGTGTGGTGGAGTATGTGTCTTGGGGTTGTGTATCATGTGATCATGtatcacagaatagtttcagttggaagggactctaaagatcatccagttccaaccacctgccactagacctggttgctcaaggccttgtccagcctggccttgaacacctccagggaggggacatcacaacctccctgggaaatctgttccagcatctcactatcctcactgtaaataacTTTGTCCTGATCCCGTGTGTGCatcttgttttgtctttttgccGTGTCTTTGTGCTTGTCTTCATCTTTTCCCTGTGTTTCTCTTTAGAAGAGCAGTAAAACATGCAGTCTCCATGAGGTAGTTGCCATTCAAGTTTACTTTCTTCTCCACTAGGAAGCAATCACTGATGGCTTGGAAATAGTGGTATCACCCCGAAGCCTCCACAGTGAGCTGATGTGTCCCATCTGCTTGGATATGTTAAAAAACACCATGACAACAAAAGAATGTTTGCATCGCTTCTGCGCCGACTGCATCATCACAGCCCTCAGGAGTGGGTATGTACAGGGTGCTAGGGGGAAAAGGGGTGGGTGCAAGTGTGAGCAAGAAGATCCTTCAGGCCCTGGGTGTTGCTGTTAAAGTGTCACCTGCCTGTGCAGTGCAAGGGCTGAATGTGGAGCAAAACATTCCTACTTCCTTCCTGTGTGTTCAGCCATCTGTGGCAGATTAGATCTGTTCTTTTCCTCCTGTGAAAAGTCATCCCCTCACTTGTGTTTGTTGCAAGAAGTTGAAAATCTCTCTTGTCTTTTTCTGCAGTTCAGTCAGTGACGTGAGTATCCATTTGTGATAATGCCTTCTGTTCAGAGGTCACAATCTGCTGTGCCTGTGTAAATTCTGAGGAGTAATGAGCAAAAACATGtttgagggaaagaaggaacacagaatggcttaggttggaagggaccttggagatcatctgttccaaccacgctgccaggggcagggacagctctcagaatcacagaaacattcaggttgaagaccctcaggatcaccaagtccaaccaataaccctactctacaaggttcaccccctaaaccatatccccaagcaccacatccctggagacattcaagatcagacttgatgtggccctgggcagcctgatctacaactacctgaagggaggttgtagacagacggatgttggtctcttctcccaggcaagcagtaccagaacaagaggacacagtctcaggctgcaccaggggaggttcaggctggatgttagaaaaaagttctatacagaaagagtgattgcccattggaatgggctgcctggggaggtggtggagtcgccatcactggaggtttttaggagaagacttgacggggtgcttggtgccgtgggttaattgcttgggcggtgttggattggttgatgggttggacacgatgatcttgaaggtctcttccaacctggtttattctatatgtattctatatatgtatctagttggaggtgtccctgctgactgcagggtggttgaacAAGCTGacccttgagggtcccttccaacccaatgcaatctgtgaatcagtGTGTCAGTCAGTatgttttttctcccttcttgttCATGTCCAGCAACAAAGAATGTCCCACGTGTCGTAAAAAGCTCGTTTCAAAACGGTCACTGAGGCCAGATCCCAACTTTGATGCTCTCATCAGTAAAATCTATCCGAGCCGGGATGAGTATGAAGCCCATCAGGAGAGAGTGCTGGCAAGAATCAGCAAGCACAACAACCAGCAAGCTTTAAGCCACAGCATTGAGGAAGGATTAAAGATCCAAGCCATGAACAGGTGCGTAATCCACCTCCTTTGGCCACCTGTAACCTTGTTTGACTCGCACTGAAAATACACCATCTGTCCTCGCTCCCTGTATAGTCTGAAAGTTCTCTTCTCTCTGAGGTCTGCCAAAATCATTTTTAACCTCTGGCAGAATGATTTGTTCAACCGAGTAACAAGGGATTGGacaagaaatggcctcaagttgcactgggGAAACTTAGATTGGCTGttagaatttctttactgaaagggttttcaagccctagaacaggctgcccagggagggggtggagtccccatccctggaggaattgGAAAGTTGGgcagatgtggtgttgagggctGTAACTTGGTAGAGGACTTGTAAGTGTTAAgctaatgattggactcaatgatcttaaaggtcttttgcaacctatgcagttctgtgatttgtaACCTTTGAATACTGCTTtgtaccatagaatcattaaggttggagaagacctctaagatcatcaagtccaatgttGTAccaaacacctccatgaccactaaaaCATGTCTCAAATAATTGTATGAAGTTTAAAATCATCTTAAAAACTGTGGcagtttgttatttttttttccttatccctCAGTCTTGTCTGTATCTTTCTGTAAGAAAAACCATAtaacaccacccccccaccccccaattaAATGCTTTAAAGATCTCTCAAATGCTTAGTTTCTATGTGTACTTATGACTGACTGGTGGCAGGACAGGaatggggagagggagaaggtgcACAAATTTTGTGGGGCCTGTCTCACTAAAACATTGATTTCTACATATTTCtgatcaggctgcagaggggcaagAAACAGCAGATTGAGAATGGCAGTGGAGCAGAGGACAACGGTGacagctcccactgcagcaACGCCTCAACACACAGCAACCAGGAAGCAGGGCCTAGTAACAAGAGGACCAAAACATCGGATGATTCTGGGCTGGAACTGGACAATAACAACACAGCTGTGGCAATAGACCCTGTCATGGATGGTGCCAGTGAAATAGAACTGGTCTTCAGGCCTCACCCGACCCTCATGGAGAATGACGACAGTGCACAGACGAGGTAAAggtcttctcttcctcttcatgtGTTCTGCTGTGAtgtgttggtgtttgtttgctgtCACTCCTTGGGGCTTTTAAAAATCGATTTCTTTTGGTGATCACAGTCTGTtatgagttggaagggacctctggagatcattgagtccaaccctgctgccaaagcagggtcacctagggcagatcacacaggaacacatacaggcaggttttgaaagccttcagaaaacgagactccacaacctcgctgggcagcctgttccagggctccagcaccctcacagcaaagaagtttttccttatgttgaggtggaacttcctgtgttccagcttgtacccattgttccttttcctatcactgggcaccaccaaaaagagcctggcaccttcatcttcacacccacccctcagatattcatagacattgataagattccctctcagcctcctcttctgcagactaaacagccccaggtgtctcagtcttAACCATATCCACTCTCTTCCTTGTTCCACTGCAAGTGTGGTGTGTGGGACAGCTCAGACATTACCAAACATACAACAACAATCTGTTCTCAGCTTTTGATCACAAAGATGTTTTAAGGGATTTTAGCCTTGCAGCTCACAGTAGGTACTAGGATGATGGTATAAGATAAAGCCCTTATTAAAAGATTCTTTGTGAATAAACAACCtttgataggaggagaggaattgGCCTCAAGTTGAGGTgttaagggacatggtttagcactagAA
This genomic window contains:
- the RNF2 gene encoding E3 ubiquitin-protein ligase RING2 isoform X1, encoding MSQAVQTNGTQPLSKTWELSLYELQRTPQEAITDGLEIVVSPRSLHSELMCPICLDMLKNTMTTKECLHRFCADCIITALRSGNKECPTCRKKLVSKRSLRPDPNFDALISKIYPSRDEYEAHQERVLARISKHNNQQALSHSIEEGLKIQAMNRLQRGKKQQIENGSGAEDNGDSSHCSNASTHSNQEAGPSNKRTKTSDDSGLELDNNNTAVAIDPVMDGASEIELVFRPHPTLMENDDSAQTRYIKTSGNATVDHLSKYLAVRLALEELRSKGESNQMNLDTASEKQYTIYIATANGQFTVLNGSFSLELVSEKYWKVNKPMELYYAPTKEHK
- the RNF2 gene encoding E3 ubiquitin-protein ligase RING2 isoform X2; protein product: MCPICLDMLKNTMTTKECLHRFCADCIITALRSGNKECPTCRKKLVSKRSLRPDPNFDALISKIYPSRDEYEAHQERVLARISKHNNQQALSHSIEEGLKIQAMNRLQRGKKQQIENGSGAEDNGDSSHCSNASTHSNQEAGPSNKRTKTSDDSGLELDNNNTAVAIDPVMDGASEIELVFRPHPTLMENDDSAQTRYIKTSGNATVDHLSKYLAVRLALEELRSKGESNQMNLDTASEKQYTIYIATANGQFTVLNGSFSLELVSEKYWKVNKPMELYYAPTKEHK